A window of Rhodopirellula islandica contains these coding sequences:
- a CDS encoding alpha/beta hydrolase, translated as MIRLPIPGTILLVASHWFLLPSLADAAPPARTAAATRLMQKFDKNENGTWEQSENSRAWNRYRKLDSNLDKKLSIDELSQEQTASLDTGGERKLDLVYKTVGQKDLLLDLYYPAKGNSSELQTDERPADEPCPVIVYTHGGGWAAGSKQGAAKGSFKTVFGQLLDHGFAVASVNYRLCKPNSGVTMRDCVIDSKDAVRYLAKNGETLRLDATKFFVMGDSAGGQIAQMLLLTSPETLPGDEELAATPYTMLAGVSWYGPCDFEQTSLFNHDDRADFRDRFGPRILGSNPSAANKLQLYREMSPVNYLSSDSRPLLMIQGDKDTTIPVKHAHHMKQKADAVEAPVEVMIIQNAGHNWRKVDADIEPSREAIIEHTVQFFLEHLPS; from the coding sequence GTGATCCGCCTTCCTATTCCAGGAACCATCCTGCTCGTTGCCAGCCATTGGTTCCTTTTGCCATCCCTGGCCGATGCCGCTCCTCCCGCCCGAACAGCGGCTGCCACGCGGCTGATGCAAAAGTTTGACAAGAACGAAAACGGAACCTGGGAACAGAGCGAAAATTCGCGTGCCTGGAATCGCTATCGAAAACTCGATTCCAATCTGGACAAGAAACTTTCGATCGACGAACTGAGCCAAGAACAGACGGCGTCTCTGGACACCGGAGGAGAACGCAAACTCGATCTCGTTTACAAAACGGTCGGGCAAAAGGATCTCTTGCTGGACCTTTACTACCCCGCCAAAGGGAACTCCAGTGAACTGCAAACCGACGAACGGCCTGCCGATGAACCTTGCCCCGTGATCGTGTACACGCATGGAGGTGGATGGGCGGCTGGCAGCAAACAGGGCGCCGCCAAGGGTTCGTTCAAAACCGTGTTTGGCCAACTGCTCGATCACGGATTCGCAGTGGCGTCGGTGAACTATCGGCTGTGCAAGCCAAACAGTGGCGTCACGATGCGAGACTGCGTGATCGACTCCAAAGACGCGGTGCGTTATTTGGCCAAGAACGGCGAAACGCTTCGCTTGGATGCCACCAAGTTCTTCGTCATGGGCGATTCCGCGGGCGGGCAGATCGCACAAATGCTGTTGCTGACCTCGCCAGAAACGCTTCCAGGAGACGAAGAGTTGGCGGCAACGCCCTACACCATGCTGGCAGGTGTTTCCTGGTACGGGCCCTGCGACTTTGAGCAGACCAGTTTGTTCAATCACGACGACCGAGCGGACTTCCGCGATCGATTCGGACCTCGCATTCTGGGTTCGAACCCATCGGCGGCAAACAAACTGCAACTCTACCGTGAGATGAGTCCGGTCAACTACCTGAGTTCAGACAGCCGGCCGCTGCTGATGATCCAGGGCGACAAAGACACGACCATCCCGGTCAAGCATGCCCACCACATGAAGCAGAAAGCGGACGCGGTCGAAGCACCGGTGGAAGTCATGATCATTCAAAACGCAGGGCACAACTGGCGAAAGGTCGACGCGGACATCGAACCCTCTCGCGAAGCCATCATCGAGCACACCGTGCAGTTCTTCCTCGAACACCTGCCGTCGTGA
- a CDS encoding alpha/beta hydrolase, whose amino-acid sequence MKFPPTLPLLIALLLMATPAMAKTEQVAMPGATAEVYKTASGDDLFIYRFDPEGHAPAKDKRPAAVFFFGGGWNGGKVSQLAPQSRYLASRGIVAFVADYRVKSRQKVTPDACVEDGKSAIRWVRQNSQRLGIDPEQIIAGGGSAGGHVAAAAGFCEGFEAEGEDHSVSSKPNALVLFNPVYDNAKEGGYGYDRIQEWFPAISPAHNITPDDPPAIVFLGTKDQHVPVATAEAFRDKMIAAGIPTELHLYEGQPHGFFNPKRGGFNDTLAKTDQFLVKLGYLTGPVNHQRIEALNVK is encoded by the coding sequence ATGAAATTCCCACCGACATTACCGCTGTTGATCGCGCTCCTTCTGATGGCGACGCCCGCGATGGCGAAGACCGAACAAGTCGCCATGCCTGGCGCCACCGCGGAGGTTTACAAAACCGCTTCCGGCGACGATCTGTTCATCTACCGTTTTGACCCAGAAGGTCACGCCCCCGCGAAAGACAAGCGACCGGCGGCGGTGTTCTTCTTTGGAGGCGGATGGAACGGCGGCAAGGTGAGTCAATTGGCACCGCAAAGTCGCTACCTGGCCTCTCGCGGTATCGTTGCCTTTGTGGCCGACTATCGCGTCAAGAGCCGCCAGAAAGTCACTCCCGATGCCTGCGTGGAAGACGGCAAGTCAGCCATCCGCTGGGTTCGTCAAAACTCGCAGCGATTGGGTATCGATCCTGAGCAAATCATTGCGGGCGGCGGCTCCGCGGGCGGGCACGTGGCCGCGGCAGCCGGTTTCTGCGAAGGCTTTGAAGCGGAAGGAGAAGATCATTCCGTCTCTTCCAAACCGAACGCGTTGGTCTTGTTCAACCCGGTTTACGACAACGCGAAAGAGGGTGGGTATGGCTACGACCGGATCCAAGAGTGGTTCCCCGCGATCTCGCCCGCTCACAACATCACGCCGGATGATCCGCCGGCGATCGTGTTTCTGGGCACCAAAGACCAACACGTTCCTGTCGCCACCGCAGAAGCCTTTCGCGACAAGATGATCGCGGCGGGCATCCCAACAGAACTCCATTTGTACGAAGGCCAACCGCACGGGTTCTTCAATCCCAAACGAGGCGGTTTCAACGACACGCTGGCCAAGACCGATCAATTCCTGGTGAAACTGGGATACCTCACCGGACCAGTCAACCATCAACGGATCGAGGCACTCAATGTCAAATGA
- a CDS encoding right-handed parallel beta-helix repeat-containing protein has protein sequence MTKLSSFQPCILILLTLSMAAGNGSAAEPTADFYVSPEGRDNWSGTLAEPNDSQTDGPFATLPRARDAIRTSGSNPAGDALVLIRGGTYRLTETVVFGLQDSGTPNRKVTYAACPGETPVFSAGQAITGWQPVTTPPPGLPEKALGKVQVADVSARFHTLFDAEGMLPRARSQGFIPLKGGSRNELHFPAGRLKNWTNVEDIEIVVRPHHAWIVNILPLESVNEKKQIARTSIDATYAMNPLHFLKTTHSCWVENTLEELDEPGEWALNTQTGKLYLWPRNDSPILAPRLKELIRIEGKIDKEGPRDIPVTNLCLRGLTFMHGESDRIASDDAGLQHDWDMHDKANALVRLRGTEHCKIEQCHFAHSGGTAIRVDLHGQHNTIAGNVIEHMGGAGILLCGYGPGTKDVNRENLVFNNYIHHTGRIHSHSPGIMLWQSGENRVANNLVHNTPYTGIILSGCMTDFFRRQGRELGRTIRRHEIASLPKQPKLQDVLPYLHTHDNTIELNEIHHAMEMLGDGNAIYIRGAGSENVIRRNFVHHLVAPMIMQAAIRTDGGQRDTLIAENLIYKCTSQGILMKLNTRVENNIVADIIAPPRGYYLSVREGPLTGATIQRNIFYSSSETCTFIDELPPGKGRTSEDRRGRALARSKDADTDHNIYYCVSDPALGEQMLDKQRQDGVDAQSLAVDPLFVDPANGDFRLSPDSPALRLGFVPWDVSKAGLVDKETVPQ, from the coding sequence ATGACAAAGCTGAGTTCTTTCCAACCCTGCATCCTGATTTTGTTGACGCTTTCGATGGCAGCCGGCAATGGCTCTGCCGCCGAACCTACGGCCGACTTCTATGTGTCGCCCGAAGGTCGTGACAACTGGTCCGGCACGCTCGCGGAGCCAAACGACTCCCAAACCGATGGCCCATTCGCCACGCTTCCACGAGCTCGTGACGCAATCCGCACCTCAGGCAGCAACCCTGCAGGCGATGCCTTGGTTCTGATTCGCGGCGGCACGTACCGCCTGACCGAAACCGTCGTCTTTGGGCTTCAGGATTCAGGGACCCCCAATCGCAAAGTCACCTACGCGGCTTGCCCAGGCGAAACGCCGGTGTTCAGTGCCGGCCAAGCAATCACGGGTTGGCAACCAGTCACGACGCCCCCGCCCGGTCTGCCAGAAAAAGCCCTTGGCAAGGTGCAGGTGGCGGATGTCTCCGCCCGGTTCCACACACTCTTCGATGCAGAGGGCATGCTCCCGAGAGCCCGATCTCAAGGGTTCATTCCGTTGAAGGGCGGCAGTCGCAACGAGCTGCATTTTCCAGCGGGTCGCCTGAAGAACTGGACCAATGTCGAAGACATCGAGATCGTTGTTCGTCCGCATCATGCATGGATTGTGAACATCCTGCCGCTGGAATCCGTGAACGAGAAGAAGCAGATCGCCCGAACGTCGATCGACGCGACCTATGCGATGAACCCGCTTCATTTCCTCAAAACAACCCACTCGTGCTGGGTAGAAAATACCCTGGAGGAACTCGACGAGCCAGGCGAATGGGCTCTCAACACCCAAACTGGCAAACTTTATCTTTGGCCGCGAAATGACTCGCCAATTTTGGCCCCACGGCTGAAGGAACTGATCCGCATCGAAGGCAAGATTGACAAAGAAGGCCCGCGAGACATTCCAGTGACGAACCTTTGCTTGCGCGGCCTGACTTTCATGCACGGCGAAAGCGATCGAATCGCCAGTGACGACGCGGGACTGCAGCACGACTGGGACATGCACGACAAAGCCAATGCGCTGGTCCGGTTGCGAGGAACCGAGCACTGCAAAATCGAGCAGTGCCACTTTGCCCACAGTGGAGGCACTGCCATCCGTGTCGATTTACACGGCCAACACAACACGATTGCTGGCAACGTGATCGAGCACATGGGCGGTGCCGGCATTCTGTTGTGCGGTTACGGTCCCGGCACCAAAGATGTCAATCGCGAAAACCTGGTCTTCAACAACTACATTCATCACACCGGTCGAATCCATTCGCACTCGCCCGGGATCATGCTTTGGCAAAGCGGTGAGAATCGTGTCGCGAACAACCTGGTCCACAACACCCCCTACACCGGGATCATCCTCTCCGGTTGCATGACGGACTTCTTCCGACGCCAAGGCAGAGAACTCGGACGGACCATCCGTCGGCATGAAATCGCATCCCTGCCGAAGCAACCCAAACTGCAGGACGTGCTTCCCTACCTGCACACGCACGACAACACCATTGAACTCAACGAGATTCATCACGCGATGGAGATGCTCGGCGACGGCAACGCCATCTACATTCGCGGGGCAGGTTCAGAAAACGTGATCCGCCGCAACTTCGTTCATCACCTCGTTGCCCCGATGATCATGCAAGCTGCCATTCGCACCGACGGCGGGCAACGCGACACGCTGATCGCAGAGAACCTGATCTACAAGTGCACCTCGCAGGGCATCCTGATGAAGTTGAACACACGTGTTGAAAACAACATCGTGGCCGACATCATCGCTCCACCTCGAGGTTACTACCTCTCGGTTCGTGAAGGCCCACTCACAGGGGCAACGATCCAGCGAAACATTTTCTACTCGTCCTCGGAGACTTGCACGTTCATTGATGAACTGCCACCTGGCAAAGGCCGAACGAGCGAGGATCGGCGAGGCAGGGCTTTGGCTCGTTCCAAAGACGCGGACACCGATCACAACATCTACTACTGCGTCAGCGACCCTGCCCTGGGCGAGCAAATGTTGGACAAGCAAAGGCAAGACGGTGTCGACGCGCAGAGCCTGGCCGTTGATCCGTTGTTTGTTGATCCCGCCAACGGCGACTTCCGACTGAGTCCCGATTCCCCGGCACTGCGTCTTGGCTTCGTGCCTTGGGACGTTTCAAAGGCCGGACTTGTAGATAAAGAAACCGTTCCTCAATGA
- a CDS encoding sulfatase family protein produces the protein MIRFLALLLATAIVCGTLCTPASAQQDEPKETNNAEASPNIVFLFADDQSTYSVGCYGNEDVLTPNMDQLARDGVLFDKHYNTTAICMASRANVFTGMYEYKTGCNFEHGNMHQDVWAQSYPVLLREAGYLTAFAGKFGLVVDGKGLCEDDFDFWGGGPGQTSYATAQNESMRKYAKQYPHSTLSYAAFGKDVIREAAKQDQPFCLSISFKAPHKPATPDPRFSHVYAGKQFTKPLNFGREYSEHLAPQSKLGRQFPRFTEWDYDDDYDGEMAKYHQQVYAIDVALGMIRDELKAQGVADNTVVIYTSDNGYICGSHGYGSKVLPMEESSRVPLMVYDPRSPLNGQQVRCKQLTGNIDFAPTMLELAGLPIPSNMDGKSLLGLLQDPEDGGHEQMSFINVFGPLPTHSLSCLTKQYRYTYWWYGDERMEPSEELFDTQNDPLELVNLANEPASVDVLETMRTRYDQELAKWKSQAVEYNDYQRHSTLFDRNVSVQDKQPFMSKKAKRKKK, from the coding sequence ATGATTCGCTTCCTAGCACTTCTTCTTGCGACCGCGATTGTTTGCGGAACGCTTTGTACTCCCGCGTCCGCTCAACAAGACGAACCAAAAGAAACCAACAACGCCGAAGCGTCCCCCAACATCGTCTTCCTGTTCGCGGACGACCAATCGACCTACTCCGTTGGCTGCTACGGGAACGAAGACGTCCTGACACCCAACATGGATCAACTCGCCCGTGACGGGGTGCTGTTCGACAAGCACTACAACACCACCGCAATCTGCATGGCTAGCCGGGCCAACGTGTTCACAGGAATGTACGAGTACAAAACCGGCTGCAATTTCGAACACGGCAACATGCACCAAGACGTGTGGGCCCAATCGTATCCCGTCCTCCTTCGCGAAGCGGGTTACCTCACCGCCTTTGCCGGCAAGTTCGGATTGGTCGTGGATGGCAAAGGTTTGTGTGAAGACGACTTCGACTTCTGGGGCGGCGGGCCAGGCCAAACGAGCTATGCGACTGCACAGAACGAGTCGATGCGGAAGTATGCCAAGCAGTATCCCCACTCGACACTTTCTTACGCAGCCTTCGGGAAAGACGTCATTCGAGAAGCGGCGAAGCAAGACCAACCGTTCTGTTTGTCGATCAGTTTCAAAGCACCTCACAAGCCGGCGACCCCGGACCCACGGTTCAGTCACGTCTACGCAGGAAAACAGTTCACCAAACCATTGAACTTTGGACGGGAATACAGCGAGCACCTCGCACCACAAAGCAAACTCGGTCGGCAATTCCCACGCTTCACCGAGTGGGACTATGACGATGACTACGACGGAGAAATGGCCAAGTACCATCAACAGGTTTATGCCATCGACGTCGCTCTCGGGATGATTCGCGACGAACTGAAAGCTCAAGGTGTGGCGGACAACACCGTTGTGATCTACACCAGCGACAACGGTTACATCTGCGGCTCACACGGCTACGGTTCCAAGGTGTTGCCGATGGAAGAATCGTCCCGCGTTCCGCTGATGGTCTACGACCCACGCAGTCCGCTCAATGGACAACAAGTCCGCTGCAAGCAATTGACCGGCAACATCGATTTCGCTCCCACCATGCTGGAACTAGCCGGACTTCCAATCCCATCCAACATGGACGGCAAAAGCCTGTTGGGACTGCTGCAAGATCCAGAAGATGGTGGCCACGAACAAATGTCGTTCATCAACGTGTTCGGCCCGCTGCCCACTCACAGCCTGAGTTGCCTGACGAAGCAATACAGATACACGTACTGGTGGTACGGCGACGAGCGGATGGAACCCTCCGAGGAATTGTTTGACACGCAAAACGACCCGTTGGAACTGGTCAACCTAGCCAACGAACCAGCAAGCGTGGACGTGCTGGAGACGATGCGAACCCGATACGACCAAGAGCTCGCGAAGTGGAAATCGCAAGCGGTGGAGTACAACGACTACCAACGACATAGCACGCTGTTCGACCGAAACGTTTCGGTTCAGGACAAGCAACCGTTCATGAGCAAAAAGGCCAAACGAAAGAAGAAATGA
- a CDS encoding sialate O-acetylesterase — MSNDQPAMRHRSPSHLVRLAIVAGCFLLSYPATAMADLSVASPFTDNAVLQQKMLVPVWGSADPGTAITVEFDGQKQQSVADADGTWKVQLNPMPASAEPQTLQVSSSTTTVSFTNVVVGEVWICSGQSNMQFSTAAVPEIQSLAASSENIRCFEVKRTVAMTEQDRLEGKWTEQPPNSAVAFSFAHFLEQAGDVPVGIVLACWGSSSIEAWMPREMSDTVPHFKTMMDEFDADTDTQDRIASILNGKKPWSRADDIFLRRQSNILYNAMIHPLVPYASRGLVWYQGERNTQSMFGMSKEPWFSRHSGILKYGPTLKAWIERYRKEWGNEDMHFLVVMLPGYFKPLPTGPQMGPEHPSTHSWAWMRESQLQSLELPHTSVVNTIDLGDLKNIHPKDKLPIGQRLALLAARETLGQTIEAEGPKMQRVEVLDDRLVVHFEHAGGLRTLDGNAPTGFWLSDDSQKWVPATAELRGQTVVLSSSELTHPLYVRYAFAGKPKVNLVNAAKLPASPFRTDSFQP, encoded by the coding sequence ATGTCAAATGACCAACCCGCCATGCGGCACCGTTCGCCAAGTCACCTGGTGCGTCTCGCAATCGTCGCCGGATGCTTTCTGTTGTCGTATCCCGCCACTGCGATGGCCGATCTGTCGGTCGCATCGCCGTTCACCGACAACGCGGTGCTGCAACAAAAGATGCTGGTTCCGGTTTGGGGATCGGCTGATCCTGGGACGGCGATCACGGTGGAGTTTGATGGACAAAAACAGCAGTCCGTCGCCGACGCCGATGGAACCTGGAAAGTTCAACTGAATCCGATGCCTGCCAGTGCAGAACCACAAACACTGCAGGTCTCCAGCTCCACCACCACGGTTTCGTTCACCAATGTTGTCGTTGGCGAAGTCTGGATTTGTTCCGGGCAATCCAACATGCAATTCTCAACCGCAGCGGTTCCTGAAATCCAATCTTTGGCCGCCAGCTCAGAGAACATTCGATGCTTCGAAGTGAAACGAACCGTCGCGATGACCGAGCAAGATCGCTTGGAAGGCAAATGGACGGAGCAGCCGCCCAATAGCGCCGTCGCGTTTTCGTTTGCTCACTTCTTGGAACAAGCCGGCGACGTTCCGGTGGGCATTGTGTTGGCGTGTTGGGGCAGTTCATCGATCGAAGCCTGGATGCCGAGAGAGATGTCCGACACCGTGCCACATTTCAAGACGATGATGGACGAGTTCGATGCGGACACGGACACCCAAGATCGGATCGCTTCCATTCTGAATGGCAAGAAACCCTGGAGCCGAGCCGACGACATCTTCCTGCGTCGCCAATCGAACATTCTCTACAACGCGATGATTCATCCGTTGGTGCCTTACGCTAGCCGAGGGCTGGTGTGGTACCAAGGCGAACGAAACACCCAGTCGATGTTTGGGATGTCAAAGGAGCCCTGGTTTTCACGCCACTCGGGGATCCTGAAATATGGCCCCACCTTGAAGGCCTGGATTGAACGCTACCGAAAGGAGTGGGGCAACGAGGACATGCACTTCCTGGTCGTGATGTTGCCCGGCTATTTCAAACCGCTGCCGACAGGCCCGCAAATGGGCCCCGAACATCCGAGCACTCACTCGTGGGCTTGGATGCGAGAGTCGCAGTTGCAATCACTGGAACTGCCTCACACTTCCGTCGTCAACACCATCGACTTGGGTGATCTCAAAAACATTCATCCCAAGGACAAACTGCCCATCGGCCAGCGACTGGCACTACTGGCGGCTCGCGAGACATTGGGCCAGACCATCGAGGCAGAGGGTCCCAAAATGCAACGCGTCGAAGTGCTGGACGATCGGTTGGTGGTCCACTTCGAACATGCCGGCGGCCTGCGGACTCTCGATGGAAACGCCCCCACCGGATTTTGGTTGTCAGACGATTCACAAAAATGGGTTCCCGCAACCGCTGAACTGCGGGGTCAAACCGTGGTGCTGAGTTCATCTGAACTGACGCACCCGCTCTATGTTCGCTACGCATTCGCGGGCAAACCCAAAGTGAACCTGGTCAACGCGGCCAAGCTTCCCGCTTCCCCCTTCCGCACCGACTCTTTCCAGCCGTGA
- a CDS encoding sulfatase-like hydrolase/transferase encodes MLPTMLLAALAGSPSIEAAEPNIVVFVADDMGWGDSATYGHELIQTPNLDRLASQGVKFTQCYSACGVCSPSRSAILTGRTPYRNGVYRHLSGNHEAHLRASEITFPERLKEVGYETCHVGKWHLLSRQQFNNPEFPHPGDHGFDHWMCTQNNASPSHKNPDNFVRNGEPVGKLEGYSAQLVATEAARWLKEIHDPAKPFAMTVWVHEPHSPIATDSRFQDLYKGHENSKYMGNITQMDHALGMVMDALDAQGVSDNTLLFFTSDNGPVPAFGGSSGGLRGNKRSDHEGGIRVPGVVRWPGHIPPGTVSDVPVVGTDIFATVLDITGIPLPDDRTIDGVSMLPAFDGTPVERKIPLFWRTHVSPPGDRVALRIGDWKLVGDETLTKFQLYEIQKDWKEEHDLAAAMPEKTAAMKDELMKVWRGIESEGPDQWWKNERQKPARGGTVNY; translated from the coding sequence ATGCTTCCGACGATGCTGCTCGCGGCGCTCGCCGGATCGCCGTCCATCGAAGCTGCCGAGCCCAACATCGTGGTCTTTGTCGCTGACGACATGGGCTGGGGCGACTCCGCCACCTACGGCCACGAACTGATTCAAACGCCCAATCTCGATCGTCTGGCGTCTCAAGGCGTGAAGTTCACGCAGTGCTATTCTGCGTGCGGAGTCTGCTCGCCATCCCGGTCCGCGATTTTGACTGGACGGACGCCTTATCGAAACGGCGTTTATCGGCACTTGTCAGGCAATCATGAAGCCCACCTGCGTGCCAGCGAGATCACCTTCCCGGAGCGATTGAAAGAGGTTGGTTACGAAACATGCCACGTCGGAAAATGGCACTTGCTCTCGAGGCAGCAATTCAACAATCCTGAATTCCCGCATCCCGGCGATCATGGATTCGATCATTGGATGTGCACGCAAAACAACGCCAGCCCCAGCCACAAGAACCCCGACAACTTCGTTCGCAACGGCGAACCAGTCGGCAAGCTCGAAGGGTACTCAGCCCAGTTGGTTGCCACCGAAGCAGCACGCTGGCTGAAAGAGATTCACGATCCTGCCAAACCATTCGCCATGACGGTGTGGGTGCACGAACCCCATTCGCCCATCGCAACCGATTCGCGGTTTCAGGACTTGTACAAGGGACACGAAAACAGCAAGTACATGGGGAACATCACCCAGATGGATCACGCCTTGGGAATGGTGATGGACGCACTCGACGCACAAGGTGTGAGCGACAACACGCTGCTGTTCTTCACTTCCGACAATGGGCCCGTCCCTGCGTTTGGCGGATCGTCGGGCGGACTGCGAGGCAACAAACGCAGCGACCACGAAGGAGGCATCCGAGTCCCCGGTGTTGTTCGTTGGCCGGGACACATCCCACCAGGAACCGTCAGTGACGTCCCGGTGGTCGGCACGGACATCTTCGCCACGGTGTTGGACATCACCGGCATCCCACTGCCCGACGACCGCACGATTGACGGTGTCAGCATGCTGCCCGCCTTCGACGGCACCCCGGTTGAAAGGAAGATCCCGCTGTTCTGGCGAACTCATGTTTCACCGCCCGGTGACCGCGTGGCACTTCGCATCGGTGACTGGAAATTGGTCGGCGACGAGACACTGACGAAGTTCCAACTCTACGAAATTCAAAAGGACTGGAAGGAAGAACACGACTTGGCCGCCGCCATGCCAGAGAAAACGGCAGCAATGAAAGACGAACTGATGAAGGTCTGGCGGGGAATTGAATCCGAAGGCCCTGACCAGTGGTGGAAGAACGAACGACAGAAACCGGCGCGAGGTGGAACAGTCAACTACTGA